One genomic region from Streptobacillus canis encodes:
- a CDS encoding transposase has translation MTSKMIKEDVRFFFNVGDNDVNNPKGIIKYLGRYLARVPIAEYKIVDINIKKNIVTFMFNDLANNKKISYHKLTIQDFVAKLLFHLPYKHFKMINRFGFYARRKSSKLKLALTLFKSKLKKVPSLFRKNFKAIWGFDPFICPNCDIYLEAYELFINNSIGPPIHKFYNPNGLLFK, from the coding sequence ATGACTTCTAAAATGATTAAAGAAGATGTTAGATTCTTCTTTAATGTTGGTGATAATGATGTTAATAACCCTAAAGGTATTATTAAATACCTTGGTAGATATTTAGCTAGAGTTCCTATTGCTGAGTATAAAATTGTTGATATTAATATTAAAAAGAATATTGTCACTTTTATGTTTAATGATTTAGCCAATAATAAGAAAATCTCTTACCATAAATTAACTATTCAAGATTTTGTTGCTAAATTACTTTTTCATTTACCATATAAACATTTTAAGATGATTAATAGATTTGGCTTCTATGCTAGAAGAAAATCTAGTAAGTTAAAGTTAGCTCTTACTTTATTTAAGTCTAAACTTAAAAAAGTTCCTTCTCTTTTTAGAAAGAACTTTAAAGCTATTTGGGGCTTTGATCCTTTTATCTGTCCTAATTGTGATATTTATCTTGAAGCTTATGAACTCTTTATAAATAATTCTATTGGACCTCCTATTCATAAATTCTATAACCCTAATGGCCTATTATTTAAATAG
- a CDS encoding L-lactate dehydrogenase: protein MKKNTKVSIIGAGFVGSATTLSIVLSGLASHVVLVDVNKEKAMGEVLDIAHGAAFIKTCEIISGDYKDTQDSDIVIVTAGANQKPGETRLDLVNKNVEIFKTIIPQVTRYSPNAVLLIASNPVDILTWVAYKLSGFPSHKVIGTGTVLDTSRLRYYLAEEFDLDARNIHAYIIGEHGDSEFPVWSSANIGPLSFDDFCAREAKNAIELKEKIHHKVRDAAYEIISRKGYTNYAIGMAIRRIVEAILRDENCILTISTYNQLEDVYYSVPNVVGRNGQHLKICPEFEESEKEKLENTKNVLKDVIKTIKL, encoded by the coding sequence ATGAAAAAAAATACAAAAGTATCTATAATAGGTGCTGGATTTGTTGGATCTGCTACAACATTATCTATTGTTTTATCAGGTCTAGCTTCACATGTAGTTTTAGTAGATGTAAACAAAGAAAAAGCAATGGGAGAAGTTCTAGACATTGCCCATGGTGCAGCTTTTATTAAAACTTGTGAAATAATTTCAGGAGACTATAAAGATACACAAGATTCTGACATTGTTATAGTAACAGCAGGTGCTAATCAAAAACCAGGAGAAACAAGACTTGATTTAGTAAACAAAAACGTTGAAATATTCAAGACTATTATACCTCAAGTTACTCGTTACTCTCCAAATGCTGTATTACTTATAGCATCAAATCCAGTTGACATTTTAACTTGGGTTGCATATAAGTTATCTGGTTTCCCTTCTCACAAAGTAATAGGAACTGGAACAGTTCTAGATACTTCAAGATTAAGATATTATCTTGCAGAAGAATTTGATTTAGATGCTAGAAATATTCACGCATATATTATAGGTGAACATGGAGATTCTGAATTCCCTGTTTGGTCATCAGCAAATATAGGACCATTAAGTTTTGATGATTTCTGTGCTCGAGAAGCAAAAAATGCAATAGAGTTAAAAGAAAAAATCCATCATAAAGTTAGAGACGCCGCATATGAAATTATTTCTAGAAAAGGTTATACAAACTATGCTATAGGTATGGCTATTAGAAGAATAGTTGAAGCTATATTAAGAGATGAAAATTGTATTTTAACTATTTCAACTTATAACCAACTTGAGGATGTATATTACTCTGTTCCAAATGTAGTTGGAAGAAATGGACAACATTTAAAAATATGTCCAGAATTTGAAGAAAGTGAAAAAGAAAAATTAGAAAACACTAAAAACGTACTTAAAGATGTTATTAAAACAATTAAATTATAA
- a CDS encoding YebC/PmpR family DNA-binding transcriptional regulator has translation MAGHSKWANIQHRKGRQDKIRGKLFTRLGKEITVASRVGGGNPDFNPRLRLAIDKAKAANVSKDVIEKAIKKGTGELEGVEYIEIRYEGYGAAGVAFIVDVVTDNKNRSASSVRMNFSRNDGNLGSDGSVSFMFDRRGIITFNKENDFENLLEIGITAGALDVIEKENEIIVLTEDKDMENILNILKDNNLIPIESEIGMYPQSEILINDIDTAKSIMDLYDALEDNEDVQNIYSNFNIPNEILEKLN, from the coding sequence ATGGCTGGACATAGTAAATGGGCAAATATACAACATAGAAAAGGTAGACAAGATAAAATTCGTGGAAAACTATTTACAAGACTTGGTAAGGAAATTACTGTCGCTTCAAGAGTGGGAGGAGGAAATCCTGATTTTAACCCAAGACTTAGACTTGCAATAGATAAAGCCAAAGCAGCAAATGTTTCTAAAGATGTAATAGAAAAAGCAATTAAAAAAGGAACTGGTGAATTAGAAGGTGTAGAATACATTGAAATTCGTTATGAAGGTTATGGAGCTGCAGGTGTTGCATTCATAGTAGATGTAGTTACAGATAATAAAAATAGAAGTGCATCTTCAGTTAGAATGAATTTTTCAAGAAATGATGGAAATCTTGGGTCTGATGGATCAGTCTCTTTTATGTTTGATAGAAGAGGTATTATTACTTTTAATAAAGAAAATGACTTTGAAAATTTACTTGAAATTGGAATTACAGCTGGAGCTCTTGATGTAATTGAAAAAGAAAATGAAATAATTGTTTTAACAGAAGATAAAGATATGGAAAATATCCTAAACATATTAAAAGATAACAATTTAATTCCAATTGAATCAGAAATAGGAATGTATCCACAAAGTGAAATATTAATAAATGATATCGATACTGCTAAAAGCATTATGGATCTTTATGATGCTTTAGAAGATAACGAAGATGTACAAAACATTTATTCAAACTTTAATATACCAAACGAAATATTAGAGAAATTAAATTAG
- the ruvC gene encoding crossover junction endodeoxyribonuclease RuvC: MRVIGIDPGTAIIGYSIIDSKNGKTELIDYGCIYTDKDLPMPERLEQIYLKLEILFNMYKPDHMAIEELFFFKNQKTIITVAQARGVIVTKAQMSGIEIFNYTPLQVKTGITGYGRAEKKQVQEMVKIILKLDEIPKPDDAADAIAIAINHLNTIRGVGALLNNQRDRVNKVTQIIEKNKGKNKNVISIEDYKNILKKKK, translated from the coding sequence ATGAGAGTTATAGGAATAGATCCTGGAACAGCTATAATTGGGTATTCAATTATAGATTCAAAAAATGGTAAAACAGAATTAATTGATTATGGTTGTATTTATACAGATAAAGATTTACCTATGCCTGAAAGATTGGAACAAATTTATCTCAAATTAGAAATTTTATTTAATATGTATAAACCTGATCATATGGCAATAGAAGAATTATTTTTCTTTAAAAATCAAAAAACAATAATTACAGTTGCCCAAGCAAGAGGAGTAATTGTTACTAAAGCTCAAATGTCAGGTATAGAAATTTTTAATTATACACCATTACAAGTTAAAACTGGAATTACAGGGTATGGAAGAGCAGAAAAAAAACAAGTACAAGAGATGGTAAAAATTATACTTAAACTAGATGAAATTCCAAAACCAGATGATGCTGCCGACGCTATTGCTATAGCAATAAATCATTTAAATACTATAAGAGGTGTTGGAGCATTGTTAAATAATCAAAGAGATAGAGTTAATAAAGTTACTCAAATAATTGAGAAAAATAAAGGTAAAAATAAAAATGTCATTAGTATTGAAGATTATAAAAATATATTGAAAAAGAAGAAGTGA
- a CDS encoding DHH family phosphoesterase, which produces MKELFKIKEEIDKYDNIILSAHVNPDGDAFGALFAFKFMIEKYNSNKKVDIVVQYELPRFIQKFEESKYIKDTIDENVELVIMLDTANIDRAAIDKKVFEIAKQTINIDHHVSNTRYLNINYVEDISSTSELLYKFIDVFNIELDERIAKFMYLGIINDTGIFKHSNVTEDTFMVSSKLMKVGVDNREITNILFSKTREKVKVFGKALVEYKYFEDVRFAYFYITQEEMNRMEIGEEDTDGISELLLSIEDVDVALFVREDKEGRLKGSFRSKNVNVNKIASNFNGGGHILAAGFKFEGEIKYVVDKVLNELRGIK; this is translated from the coding sequence ATGAAAGAATTATTTAAAATAAAAGAAGAGATAGATAAATATGATAACATAATTTTATCAGCGCACGTTAATCCAGATGGAGATGCATTTGGTGCTTTATTTGCATTTAAATTTATGATAGAAAAATACAATAGTAATAAAAAAGTAGATATAGTAGTTCAATATGAACTTCCAAGATTTATTCAAAAATTTGAAGAGAGTAAATACATAAAGGATACTATCGATGAAAATGTTGAATTAGTAATTATGCTTGATACTGCTAACATTGATAGAGCAGCAATAGATAAAAAAGTATTTGAAATTGCAAAACAAACTATAAATATAGATCATCATGTAAGTAATACAAGATATTTAAACATTAATTATGTTGAAGATATTTCTTCTACCAGTGAATTATTATATAAATTTATAGATGTTTTTAATATTGAACTTGATGAAAGAATTGCAAAGTTTATGTATCTTGGAATAATAAATGATACCGGAATTTTTAAACATTCAAATGTAACTGAAGATACATTTATGGTTTCATCAAAACTTATGAAAGTTGGAGTAGACAATAGAGAAATAACTAATATACTTTTTTCAAAAACAAGAGAAAAAGTAAAAGTTTTTGGTAAAGCATTAGTTGAATATAAATACTTTGAAGATGTAAGATTTGCATATTTCTACATTACCCAAGAGGAAATGAATAGAATGGAAATTGGTGAAGAAGATACAGATGGGATTTCTGAGTTATTATTAAGTATTGAGGATGTTGATGTAGCATTATTTGTTAGAGAAGATAAAGAAGGAAGATTAAAAGGAAGTTTTAGATCAAAAAATGTTAATGTAAATAAAATAGCTTCAAACTTTAATGGTGGTGGTCATATACTTGCAGCGGGATTTAAATTTGAAGGTGAAATAAAGTATGTAGTTGATAAAGTACTAAATGAATTAAGAGGTATAAAGTAA
- the uraA gene encoding uracil permease, with translation MSIRKIIQVDEKVPAKLLVPLSLQHTFAMFGASVLVPIIFGIDTGIVLLMNGIGTLLFILITKGKAPAYLGSSFAFLAPAGMVIANMGYEYALGGFVFVGLVGCIIAGIIYKFGTAWINVILPPAAMGSVVALIGFELARITITGGKIGANIMTDSSTINDKIVFGVTLSVAILGSVLFRKFFATIPILIAIIVGYITSIYLGMVDFSVVTSTPLFTIPKFQMAKFNVTAILTMLPVIFVIVSEHISHQVVTSRIINRDLIKDPGLHKSLFADNFSTMLSGFVGGVPTTTYGENIGVMAITGVYSVQVIKGAAIISICMAFIGPFSALIQSIPGNVIGGVTFLLYGMIGSSGLRLLVEEKVNFNKPQNLILTSVTFIAGLSGLQIQMFDITFQGMNLAAIIGIVISLLFYVFDKFNIMNEKWNEEVDI, from the coding sequence ATGTCAATTAGAAAGATTATTCAAGTTGATGAAAAAGTGCCAGCTAAATTATTAGTGCCACTAAGTTTACAACACACATTTGCAATGTTCGGTGCCTCAGTGCTAGTACCTATTATTTTTGGAATTGATACAGGTATAGTACTATTAATGAATGGTATTGGTACATTGCTTTTTATTTTAATTACTAAAGGGAAAGCACCAGCTTATCTAGGTTCAAGTTTTGCTTTCTTAGCACCAGCAGGAATGGTTATAGCTAATATGGGATATGAATATGCTTTAGGAGGATTCGTATTCGTAGGATTAGTTGGATGTATAATTGCAGGAATAATATATAAATTTGGAACTGCATGGATTAATGTAATATTACCACCAGCTGCTATGGGTTCAGTAGTTGCTTTAATAGGTTTTGAATTAGCAAGAATTACTATAACAGGTGGAAAAATTGGAGCTAATATTATGACAGATTCTTCAACAATAAATGATAAGATAGTTTTTGGAGTAACTTTATCTGTAGCAATATTAGGTTCAGTATTATTTAGAAAATTCTTTGCAACTATACCGATTTTAATAGCAATTATTGTAGGGTATATTACATCAATATATTTAGGAATGGTTGATTTTTCAGTAGTAACTAGTACACCATTATTTACTATCCCTAAATTCCAAATGGCTAAATTTAATGTTACAGCTATATTAACAATGTTACCTGTAATATTTGTTATAGTATCTGAACATATTTCGCACCAAGTAGTTACAAGTAGAATTATAAATAGAGATTTAATTAAAGATCCAGGATTACATAAGAGTTTATTTGCTGATAACTTCTCTACTATGTTATCAGGGTTTGTAGGAGGAGTACCAACTACAACATATGGAGAAAATATAGGAGTTATGGCAATTACTGGAGTATATAGTGTACAAGTTATTAAAGGTGCAGCAATAATCTCAATTTGTATGGCATTTATTGGGCCATTCTCAGCATTAATTCAATCTATACCAGGAAATGTAATAGGAGGAGTTACTTTCTTACTATATGGTATGATAGGATCATCTGGGTTAAGATTACTAGTTGAAGAAAAAGTAAACTTCAATAAACCACAAAATCTAATATTAACATCAGTTACATTTATAGCTGGATTATCTGGATTACAAATCCAAATGTTTGATATAACATTCCAAGGTATGAATTTAGCAGCAATAATAGGTATTGTAATAAGTTTATTATTCTATGTATTTGATAAATTTAATATTATGAATGAAAAATGGAATGAAGAAGTAGATATATAA
- a CDS encoding patatin-like phospholipase family protein, which produces MKKILCIDGGGARGIYAATVIMKIEEKYNIKFSEFFDVFYGVSTGSLIASMLYLGYSGKEICENYKKYSNLIFTDSASYDVFDTGALKMIVTDILKGKKIERKDKEVYVFTYNIIKSKAEIVNLSEVNETGEYILASCAAPGFFNPVEINNDKFIDGSILARNPSIYAFNNELSKGVKVKDMSFMSIGCIQGNLDKSIAQDFILNFKKLLGIGNVLKKFDKKLNMLYMLEKTLYHAIDSSIDVNDELLERIFEKEGKYLKQDFKTKEYTSINKMPPTLFAASMRDFKNKLYSEKYDEFFIEKTMTDKFKEYIFGKKQVELSNEIWEEEKVKVEEKNEIVNEKQNHKIIEIIKNYRER; this is translated from the coding sequence ATGAAAAAAATATTATGTATTGATGGTGGAGGAGCTAGAGGGATATATGCAGCCACAGTAATAATGAAAATAGAAGAGAAATACAATATAAAGTTTTCTGAATTTTTTGATGTTTTTTATGGTGTAAGTACTGGTTCATTAATTGCAAGTATGTTATATTTAGGGTATTCTGGAAAAGAAATTTGTGAGAATTATAAAAAATATAGTAATTTAATTTTTACAGATAGTGCAAGTTATGATGTATTTGATACTGGAGCATTAAAGATGATAGTTACTGATATTTTAAAAGGTAAAAAAATAGAAAGAAAAGATAAAGAAGTATATGTATTTACATATAATATTATTAAATCTAAAGCTGAAATTGTTAATTTATCTGAAGTAAATGAAACAGGAGAATATATACTTGCAAGTTGCGCAGCTCCAGGATTTTTTAATCCTGTAGAAATAAATAATGATAAATTTATAGATGGAAGTATTTTGGCTAGAAATCCTTCAATATATGCGTTCAATAATGAATTATCTAAGGGAGTTAAAGTAAAAGATATGTCATTTATGAGTATAGGTTGTATACAAGGAAATTTAGATAAAAGTATTGCTCAAGATTTTATATTAAATTTCAAAAAATTATTAGGTATAGGTAATGTACTTAAAAAATTTGATAAAAAATTAAATATGCTTTATATGTTAGAAAAAACTTTATATCATGCAATAGATTCATCAATAGATGTTAATGATGAATTATTAGAGAGAATTTTCGAAAAAGAAGGTAAATATTTAAAACAAGATTTTAAAACAAAAGAATATACTTCAATAAATAAGATGCCGCCAACTTTATTTGCTGCATCTATGAGAGACTTTAAAAATAAATTATATTCTGAAAAATATGATGAATTCTTTATAGAAAAAACAATGACAGATAAGTTTAAAGAATATATTTTTGGTAAAAAACAAGTAGAGCTATCAAATGAAATTTGGGAAGAAGAAAAAGTAAAAGTTGAAGAAAAAAATGAAATAGTAAATGAAAAACAAAATCATAAAATTATTGAAATTATAAAGAATTATAGAGAGAGATAA
- a CDS encoding Fe(3+) ABC transporter substrate-binding protein, with translation MKKLVLFMTILITNLMFASGVVNVYTSRHYDSDKSIYLEFEKQTGIKVNIVQNNDVSALIKRLELEGKSTDADVFITVGVGDLYTAKMKNLLQPITSKKVLKNVPANFRDKSNNWVGLTYRARIFVYNPEKVKPSELSTYEALADKKWDNRVLTRSSSSSYNKHLIAFMIAKNGEKETMDWATKLANNFARDPKGNDRDQAKAVLAGVGDVAIMNSYYMGRMTDSKDPLEREVASKLKIFFPNQKDGGTHINLSGAGITKYSKNKENAVKFIEFLTDQYAQMIYSHENYEYPVNPRTQMSPVVKSWGNFKPSKIDFDKIGQNLEKAKFVADTANWK, from the coding sequence ATGAAAAAACTAGTATTATTCATGACAATTTTAATCACAAATTTAATGTTTGCGAGTGGTGTTGTTAATGTCTACACATCAAGACATTATGATTCAGATAAATCAATTTATTTAGAATTTGAAAAACAAACTGGAATTAAAGTAAATATTGTACAAAATAATGATGTATCAGCTTTAATTAAAAGATTAGAACTTGAAGGTAAATCAACAGATGCAGATGTATTTATAACTGTTGGTGTAGGAGACTTATACACAGCGAAAATGAAAAATTTACTTCAACCTATTACTTCAAAAAAAGTATTAAAAAATGTTCCAGCTAATTTTAGAGATAAATCTAATAATTGGGTTGGATTAACATATAGAGCACGTATATTTGTATATAACCCTGAAAAAGTTAAACCGAGTGAATTATCTACTTATGAAGCTTTAGCAGATAAAAAATGGGATAATAGAGTACTTACAAGAAGTTCTTCTAGTTCATATAACAAGCACTTAATAGCATTTATGATAGCTAAAAATGGAGAAAAAGAAACTATGGATTGGGCTACAAAACTTGCTAATAACTTTGCAAGAGACCCAAAAGGAAATGATAGAGATCAAGCTAAAGCAGTGCTTGCAGGTGTTGGAGATGTAGCGATAATGAACAGTTATTACATGGGTAGAATGACTGACTCTAAAGATCCTTTAGAAAGAGAAGTTGCTTCAAAATTAAAAATATTCTTCCCTAATCAAAAAGATGGTGGAACACATATAAATCTTTCAGGAGCAGGGATTACAAAATATAGTAAAAATAAAGAGAATGCAGTTAAATTTATTGAATTTTTAACTGATCAATATGCACAAATGATATATTCACATGAAAATTATGAATATCCAGTTAACCCTAGAACACAAATGAGTCCAGTAGTTAAATCTTGGGGTAATTTTAAACCTTCTAAAATTGACTTTGATAAAATAGGTCAAAATTTAGAAAAAGCAAAATTTGTTGCGGATACGGCAAATTGGAAATAA